One Streptomyces sp. R28 DNA window includes the following coding sequences:
- the obgE gene encoding GTPase ObgE, whose amino-acid sequence MTTFVDRVELHVAAGNGGHGCASVHREKFKPLGGPDGGNGGRGGDVILTVDQSITTLLEYHHSPHRKATNGKPGEGGNRSGKDGQDLILPVPDGTVVLDKAGNVLADLVGHGTSYVAAQGGRGGLGNAALASARRKAPGFALLGEPGDLQDIVLELKTVADVALVGYPSAGKSSLISVLSAAKPKIADYPFTTLVPNLGVVTAGSTVYTIADVPGLIPGASQGKGLGLEFLRHVERCSVLVHVLDTATLESDRDPVSDLDIIEAELREYGGLDNRPRMVVLNKIDVPDGKDLAEMVRPDLEARGYRVFEVSAVAHIGLKELSFALAELVGKARAAKPKEEATRIVIRPKAVDDAGFAVTREDVTGEPLFRVRGEKPERWVRQTDFSNDEAVGYLADRLNRLGVEDALMKAGARSGDGVAIGPEDNAVVFDWEPTVVAGAEMLGRRGEDHRFEAPRPAAQRRRDKQAEHDEAAQEFDDFEPF is encoded by the coding sequence ATGACCACCTTCGTGGACCGCGTCGAGCTGCATGTCGCCGCGGGTAACGGGGGCCACGGCTGTGCCTCCGTTCACCGTGAGAAGTTCAAGCCGCTCGGCGGACCCGACGGCGGGAACGGCGGGCGCGGCGGGGACGTGATCCTCACCGTCGACCAGTCGATCACCACGCTGCTCGAATACCACCACTCCCCGCACCGCAAGGCCACCAACGGCAAGCCCGGCGAGGGCGGCAACCGTTCCGGCAAGGACGGCCAGGACCTGATCCTGCCGGTGCCGGACGGCACCGTCGTGCTGGACAAGGCCGGCAACGTCCTCGCCGACCTGGTCGGGCACGGCACGTCGTACGTCGCCGCGCAGGGCGGCCGGGGCGGGCTCGGCAACGCGGCGCTGGCGTCGGCGCGGCGCAAGGCGCCGGGGTTCGCGCTGCTCGGTGAGCCGGGGGATCTCCAGGACATCGTCCTGGAGCTGAAGACGGTCGCCGACGTGGCGCTGGTCGGGTACCCGAGCGCCGGCAAGTCCTCGCTGATCTCCGTGCTGAGCGCCGCCAAGCCGAAGATCGCGGACTACCCCTTCACGACCCTCGTGCCGAACCTCGGAGTGGTGACCGCCGGTTCGACCGTGTACACCATCGCCGACGTCCCGGGGCTCATCCCGGGCGCCAGCCAGGGCAAGGGACTCGGCCTGGAGTTCCTGCGGCACGTCGAGCGGTGCAGCGTACTCGTGCACGTACTGGACACCGCGACGCTGGAGTCCGACCGCGACCCCGTCTCCGACCTGGACATCATCGAGGCGGAGCTGCGGGAGTACGGCGGGCTCGACAACCGGCCGCGGATGGTCGTCCTGAACAAGATCGACGTACCGGACGGCAAGGACCTCGCCGAGATGGTGCGGCCGGACCTGGAGGCCCGTGGCTACCGGGTCTTCGAGGTGTCCGCGGTCGCGCACATCGGGCTGAAGGAGCTGTCGTTCGCGCTGGCCGAGCTGGTCGGCAAGGCGCGGGCCGCGAAGCCGAAGGAAGAGGCGACGCGGATCGTGATCCGGCCGAAGGCCGTCGACGACGCGGGCTTCGCCGTGACGCGCGAGGACGTCACCGGCGAGCCGCTGTTCCGGGTGCGCGGTGAGAAGCCCGAGCGCTGGGTGCGGCAGACCGACTTCAGCAACGACGAGGCCGTCGGCTACCTCGCCGACCGGCTCAACCGCCTTGGTGTGGAAGACGCGTTGATGAAGGCGGGGGCCCGCTCCGGTGACGGCGTCGCCATCGGGCCCGAGGACAACGCCGTCGTCTTCGACTGGGAGCCGACGGTGGTGGCCGGTGCGGAGATGCTGGGCCGCCGGGGCGAGGACCACCGCTTCGAGGCGCCGCGCCCTGCTGCGCAGCGTCGGCGTGACAAGCAGGCCGAGCATGACGAAGCGGCGCAGGAGTTCGACGACTTCGAGCCGTTCTGA
- the rpmA gene encoding 50S ribosomal protein L27: protein MAHKKGASSTRNGRDSNAQRLGVKRFGGQVVNAGEILVRQRGTHFHPGAGVGRGGDDTLFALQAGAVEFGTSRGRKVVNIVPVA from the coding sequence ATGGCACACAAGAAGGGCGCATCGTCCACCCGGAACGGTCGCGACTCGAACGCCCAGCGGCTCGGCGTGAAGCGCTTCGGCGGGCAGGTCGTCAACGCGGGTGAGATCCTGGTCCGCCAGCGCGGCACCCACTTCCACCCCGGTGCGGGCGTCGGCCGTGGCGGCGACGACACGCTGTTCGCGCTGCAGGCCGGTGCGGTGGAGTTCGGCACCAGCCGTGGCCGCAAGGTCGTGAACATCGTTCCGGTCGCCTGA
- the rplU gene encoding 50S ribosomal protein L21 has translation MYAIVRSGGRQHKVAVGDIVEVDKISTAKVGDTVELSTLLVVDGDAVTSDPWVLAGIKVQAEVVDHHKGVKIDILRYKNKTGYRRRQGHRQQYTAIKVTEIPAAAK, from the coding sequence GTGTACGCCATCGTGCGCAGCGGTGGTCGCCAGCACAAGGTTGCTGTCGGCGACATCGTTGAGGTTGACAAGATTTCCACTGCCAAGGTTGGCGACACGGTCGAGCTCTCGACCCTGCTCGTTGTCGACGGCGACGCTGTGACCAGCGACCCGTGGGTGCTGGCCGGCATCAAGGTCCAGGCTGAGGTCGTGGACCACCACAAGGGCGTCAAGATCGACATCCTTCGCTACAAGAACAAGACCGGCTACCGCCGTCGTCAGGGCCACCGCCAGCAGTACACGGCGATCAAGGTCACTGAGATCCCCGCGGCTGCGAAGTAA
- a CDS encoding Rne/Rng family ribonuclease → MLEPTEPTEGSELNTPSDTLPPRRRRRAASRPAGPPTAAAEAQPTDVVEPAIPVAGAEVTPEAAEAEETAETVEAAPAGRTRRRAVRRASAPAGAPAAAEAAETVVPVAAASVAEESPAVAEVPAAESAEVTEEAAPAGRTRRRAVRRASAPAGAPAKAEAAEKAAETVVSGDESPAAAEVPAPAEAPAAESAEASEEAAPRRTRRRATRRTAAPAGAEAAVSAEISAEAEEPAEAAAPVAPADSGEAAEVAEAAAPRRRRRATRRGSETVEAAEAPAEAPVTAETPVAPVAPVTPGTEAETAAVTGVAAPAEAPAAEAEEEAGPRRRRRVVRRAAAGFAAPAEAPASEASEAPRPARPAVAVFQAPVFAEPQFQTPQRAAAEAAAESETEDVEELPEEQAGASRRRRRRRGAAPGEEAEAQGVETTAADETEEAEEAAEDVVEGEEAEESEESEETGSRRRRRRGGRRRRRGEAAEAEGGDGEEYAAAQAAQDAEDTAEQEEEDAEEAGEESGGSSSSRRRRRRRRRAGDTGVDSEPDEGDPERTVVKVREPRPKAEPSDEVQSIKGSTRLEAKKQRRREGREQGRRRVPIITEAEFLARREAVERVMVVRQHGDRTQIGVLEDNVLVEHYVNKEQSTSYVGNVYLGKVQNVLPSMEAAFIDIGKGRNAVLYAGEVNFEALGMANGPRRIESALKSGQSVLVQVTKDPIGHKGARLTSQVSLPGRYLVYVPEGSMTGISRKLPDTERARLKTILKKIVPEDAGVIVRTAAEGASEDELRRDVERLQAQWEDIQKKAKNGNAPTLLYGEPDMTVRVVRDIFNEDFSKVVVSGDEGWETIHGYVSHVAPDLADRLSKWTSEVDVFATYRIDEQLAKALDRKVWLPSGGSLVIDRTEAMVVVDVNTGKFTGQGGNLEETVTRNNLEAAEEIVRQLRLRDLGGIIVIDFIDMVLESNRDLVLRRLLECLGRDRTKHQVAEVTSLGLVQMTRKRVGQGLLESFSETCVHCNGRGVIVHMEQPTAVGGGGKRKKRARAGAGPEHVHEASVAVEPVETAEEEAETETEIAAEIAEPAALPEPAFAPDEELYSSVAEAEAAAGRGGRSRRRGGRRASAPAGAPRKSEAVPTAQDVTVAEEVARPVQPEPAAEAKAEPVAVEDAVVEAPAAEKPVTEAAVTAPVAEEAAPKGRTRRRATRKVSAPAGSPAGAEAAVVTVSEAASAPEPEAPAAAAAEQAEEAAAEAVAESAAPARPRRRAVRKATAPTASEETAVVVVPAAEAPAAEEGVEETAPAKKTARKTAKKATAKKAATKKTAAKKTVAKKTTAKKAAAKTAKTAAAKSTAKKTTVSAATDE, encoded by the coding sequence ATGCTCGAACCGACCGAACCCACCGAGGGTTCCGAACTGAACACCCCCAGCGACACCCTGCCGCCGCGCCGTCGGCGCCGCGCCGCGTCGCGCCCCGCTGGGCCGCCTACGGCCGCCGCCGAGGCACAGCCCACAGACGTGGTGGAGCCGGCCATACCGGTCGCCGGGGCCGAGGTGACTCCTGAGGCTGCGGAAGCCGAAGAGACCGCGGAGACGGTGGAGGCTGCGCCCGCCGGTCGTACGCGTCGGCGCGCGGTGCGTCGTGCGTCGGCGCCCGCCGGGGCGCCCGCGGCTGCCGAGGCGGCCGAGACCGTGGTGCCGGTGGCTGCCGCGTCCGTCGCCGAGGAGAGCCCGGCCGTTGCCGAAGTGCCTGCCGCTGAGAGCGCCGAGGTGACCGAGGAGGCCGCGCCTGCCGGTCGTACGCGTCGGCGCGCGGTGCGTCGCGCGTCGGCTCCCGCCGGTGCTCCGGCGAAGGCGGAGGCCGCCGAGAAGGCCGCCGAGACCGTGGTCTCCGGGGACGAGAGCCCGGCTGCCGCCGAGGTGCCGGCCCCTGCTGAAGCGCCCGCGGCTGAGAGTGCCGAGGCAAGCGAGGAGGCGGCGCCGCGTCGTACGCGTCGGCGTGCCACGCGTCGGACCGCCGCGCCTGCCGGTGCCGAGGCGGCGGTGAGTGCCGAGATCTCCGCCGAAGCGGAGGAGCCTGCCGAGGCTGCCGCGCCGGTCGCCCCTGCCGACTCCGGCGAGGCCGCGGAGGTCGCCGAGGCTGCCGCTCCGCGTCGCCGACGTCGTGCCACGCGGCGTGGGTCCGAGACCGTCGAGGCCGCCGAGGCTCCGGCCGAGGCGCCGGTGACGGCGGAGACCCCCGTGGCCCCCGTGGCCCCCGTGACTCCCGGTACCGAGGCGGAGACCGCCGCGGTGACCGGTGTCGCAGCGCCCGCAGAGGCGCCCGCGGCCGAGGCCGAGGAGGAAGCGGGCCCCCGCCGTCGTCGTCGCGTCGTCCGGCGGGCCGCCGCCGGGTTCGCCGCGCCCGCTGAGGCCCCCGCCTCCGAGGCGTCCGAGGCCCCGCGCCCGGCGCGGCCCGCCGTGGCCGTGTTCCAGGCGCCCGTGTTCGCCGAGCCGCAGTTCCAGACGCCCCAGCGGGCCGCCGCCGAGGCCGCCGCCGAGTCGGAGACCGAGGACGTCGAGGAGCTCCCGGAGGAGCAGGCGGGCGCGTCGCGGCGTCGTCGCCGGCGCCGGGGCGCCGCGCCCGGCGAGGAGGCCGAGGCCCAGGGCGTCGAGACCACCGCCGCGGACGAGACCGAGGAAGCCGAAGAGGCTGCCGAGGACGTCGTCGAGGGCGAAGAGGCCGAAGAGTCCGAGGAGTCCGAGGAGACCGGGTCGCGTCGGCGTCGTCGGCGTGGTGGCCGGCGTCGTCGTCGCGGTGAGGCCGCGGAGGCCGAGGGCGGTGACGGCGAGGAGTACGCCGCGGCGCAGGCCGCGCAGGACGCCGAGGACACCGCCGAGCAGGAGGAAGAGGACGCCGAGGAAGCGGGCGAAGAGAGCGGCGGTTCCAGCTCCAGCCGGCGCCGTCGTCGTCGCCGCCGTCGCGCCGGTGACACCGGTGTCGACAGCGAGCCCGACGAGGGCGACCCCGAGCGCACCGTCGTCAAGGTCCGCGAGCCCCGCCCGAAGGCCGAGCCGTCCGACGAGGTGCAGTCCATCAAGGGCTCCACGCGGCTGGAGGCCAAGAAGCAGCGCCGCCGGGAAGGCCGTGAGCAGGGCCGTCGCCGCGTTCCGATCATCACCGAGGCCGAGTTCCTCGCCCGTCGTGAGGCCGTCGAGCGCGTGATGGTCGTCCGTCAGCACGGCGACCGTACGCAGATCGGCGTCCTCGAGGACAACGTGCTCGTCGAGCACTACGTGAACAAGGAGCAGTCGACCTCGTACGTCGGCAACGTCTACCTGGGCAAGGTCCAGAACGTGCTGCCGTCGATGGAGGCCGCCTTCATCGACATCGGCAAGGGCCGCAACGCCGTGCTCTACGCCGGTGAGGTCAACTTCGAGGCGCTGGGCATGGCCAACGGCCCGCGGCGCATCGAGTCCGCCCTCAAGTCCGGCCAGTCCGTGCTCGTCCAGGTCACCAAGGACCCGATCGGGCACAAGGGCGCGCGTCTGACCAGCCAGGTCTCCCTCCCGGGCCGTTACCTCGTGTACGTCCCCGAGGGCTCCATGACCGGCATCAGCCGCAAGCTGCCCGACACCGAGCGCGCCCGGCTGAAGACCATCCTCAAGAAGATCGTCCCCGAGGACGCGGGCGTCATCGTGCGCACCGCCGCCGAGGGCGCGAGCGAGGACGAGCTGCGCCGGGACGTCGAGCGGCTGCAGGCGCAGTGGGAGGACATCCAGAAGAAGGCCAAGAACGGCAACGCGCCGACGCTGCTGTACGGCGAGCCGGACATGACCGTCCGGGTCGTGCGGGACATCTTCAACGAGGACTTCTCCAAGGTCGTCGTCAGCGGGGACGAGGGATGGGAGACCATCCACGGATACGTCTCGCATGTCGCGCCCGACCTGGCCGACCGGCTGTCGAAGTGGACCTCCGAGGTCGACGTCTTCGCCACGTACCGGATCGACGAGCAGCTCGCCAAGGCGCTGGACCGCAAGGTGTGGCTGCCCAGCGGCGGTTCGCTGGTGATCGACCGGACCGAGGCGATGGTCGTCGTCGACGTCAACACCGGCAAGTTCACCGGTCAGGGCGGCAACCTCGAGGAGACGGTCACCAGGAACAACCTGGAGGCGGCCGAGGAGATCGTCCGCCAGCTGCGGCTGCGCGACCTCGGCGGCATCATCGTCATCGACTTCATCGACATGGTCCTGGAGTCCAACCGGGACCTGGTGCTGCGGCGCCTGCTGGAGTGCCTGGGCCGGGACCGGACCAAGCACCAGGTCGCCGAGGTCACCTCGCTCGGCCTGGTCCAGATGACCCGCAAGCGGGTCGGCCAGGGCCTGCTGGAGTCCTTCTCCGAGACCTGCGTCCACTGCAACGGGCGCGGTGTCATCGTGCACATGGAGCAGCCGACGGCCGTCGGTGGCGGCGGCAAGCGCAAGAAGCGCGCGCGTGCCGGTGCCGGTCCCGAGCACGTGCACGAGGCGTCCGTCGCGGTCGAGCCGGTGGAGACGGCCGAGGAGGAGGCGGAGACCGAGACCGAGATCGCTGCCGAGATCGCCGAGCCCGCCGCGCTGCCCGAGCCGGCCTTCGCGCCGGACGAGGAGCTGTACAGCAGCGTCGCCGAGGCGGAGGCCGCGGCCGGCCGTGGTGGTCGTTCGCGGCGCCGTGGCGGTCGGCGGGCGTCCGCTCCGGCGGGTGCGCCCAGGAAGTCCGAGGCGGTTCCCACGGCTCAGGACGTGACCGTCGCCGAGGAGGTGGCGCGTCCGGTCCAGCCGGAGCCGGCCGCCGAGGCGAAGGCCGAGCCCGTGGCCGTGGAGGACGCGGTCGTCGAGGCCCCGGCCGCTGAGAAGCCGGTCACCGAGGCCGCGGTCACCGCGCCGGTCGCCGAGGAGGCCGCGCCCAAGGGACGTACGCGGCGTCGTGCGACCCGCAAGGTGTCCGCGCCCGCCGGGTCGCCCGCGGGGGCCGAGGCCGCCGTGGTCACGGTCAGCGAGGCCGCGTCCGCGCCCGAGCCGGAGGCCCCGGCCGCGGCTGCGGCGGAGCAGGCCGAGGAGGCTGCCGCCGAGGCGGTCGCCGAGAGCGCCGCTCCGGCCCGTCCGCGGCGCCGTGCCGTGCGCAAGGCCACCGCGCCGACCGCGTCCGAGGAGACGGCCGTCGTGGTCGTCCCGGCTGCGGAGGCCCCGGCCGCCGAGGAGGGCGTCGAGGAGACGGCTCCGGCCAAGAAGACGGCCCGTAAGACGGCCAAGAAGGCCACGGCGAAGAAGGCCGCCACCAAGAAGACCGCGGCCAAGAAGACGGTGGCGAAGAAGACGACGGCCAAGAAGGCGGCGGCGAAGACCGCCAAGACGGCCGCCGCCAAGTCGACGGCGAAGAAGACCACGGTCTCGGCCGCGACCGACGAGTGA
- a CDS encoding TIGR03936 family radical SAM-associated protein, whose product MQRIRLRYTKRGRLRFTSHRDFQRAFERALRRAEVPMAYSAGFTPHPKVSYANAAPTGTGSEAEYLEIALTEARDPEQLRALLDESLPAGLDITEAVEARVSGLADRLTASVWELRLDGVDPAEAERAVAAFNAAGTVEVQRMTKNGVRTFDARPAVVHLESTDGTETHSSAADRPTDQACAILRLVVRHVTPAVRPDDVLSGLRAVADLAPPVPAAVTRLAQGLFDEETGTVTDPLAPDREAATAPTEAETAAAATAPA is encoded by the coding sequence GTGCAGCGCATCCGACTGCGTTACACCAAGCGCGGCCGCCTCCGGTTCACCAGCCACCGTGACTTCCAGCGCGCCTTCGAGCGTGCGTTGCGCCGCGCCGAGGTGCCGATGGCGTACTCGGCGGGGTTCACGCCGCATCCGAAGGTGTCGTACGCCAATGCCGCACCCACCGGCACGGGCAGTGAGGCGGAGTACCTGGAGATCGCACTCACCGAGGCGCGCGATCCGGAGCAGTTGAGAGCGCTTCTCGACGAGTCGCTGCCCGCCGGGCTGGACATCACCGAGGCGGTCGAGGCCCGGGTCTCCGGGCTCGCCGACCGGCTCACGGCGTCCGTCTGGGAGCTGCGGCTCGACGGCGTGGACCCGGCGGAAGCCGAGCGCGCGGTCGCGGCCTTCAACGCCGCCGGGACGGTCGAGGTCCAGCGCATGACCAAGAACGGCGTGCGCACCTTCGACGCCCGCCCGGCGGTCGTCCACCTCGAAAGCACCGACGGAACGGAAACACACAGTTCGGCAGCTGATAGGCCGACCGACCAGGCCTGTGCGATACTGCGGCTGGTTGTTCGGCACGTGACGCCTGCCGTACGACCCGACGACGTCCTGTCCGGTCTCCGCGCCGTGGCCGACCTGGCGCCGCCGGTCCCCGCAGCGGTGACCAGGCTGGCGCAGGGGCTGTTCGATGAAGAGACCGGCACGGTGACCGACCCGCTCGCGCCCGACCGCGAGGCAGCGACGGCCCCAACCGAGGCCGAGACCGCTGCCGCCGCGACGGCGCCGGCGTAA
- a CDS encoding NACHT domain-containing NTPase produces MRRVGGRSRQPGVGWTIGSLALVAVLFVSLETTAGLLPDAVKSVVGDTPRVIAIVLVVLVVVACTALYIRHLRAKVEAAAAAEDLGEEQVRRERAALLQRVHSTWTRDLTLRWNDAVRIEVGLQDTPTAVHDPWGPRALTTDTGTSLPDGTTMRDVFEQHGHQLLVLGAPGAGKTVHLLELTAALVQEAQADAEAPVPVFLLLTNWRGGSLEDWLISELRNRYRVSSAVASALLAQGGLCFVLDGLDEVDPEQEEECVARINAFISADGYPHCFLALSCRVADYGRLREKLTVNGAVTVQPLPVPAVHTFLNAAGTRVRALRAAAAADPDLARLLTTPLMLGIAVLAYSGVDEGSVSSSGTLEERRGLVYDAFLERMVTRDRTLRGEHTTARFGLRQVESRLLLMARVMNAYQATVVYPKDPFRLEFQAPPEVLDEIYRGRAFMRAATAPVRFLYASSSVFATAISVYTRTALPLLTRSAFPYLQKGFVTFARERALLRDSGGGVAFIHKTFQDHLARRVSALTLEQQRELLEQSRA; encoded by the coding sequence ATGAGGAGAGTCGGCGGGCGGTCGCGGCAGCCGGGGGTGGGCTGGACCATCGGGAGCCTGGCCCTCGTGGCGGTGCTGTTCGTGTCCCTCGAGACAACGGCGGGGCTGCTTCCGGATGCAGTGAAGTCGGTGGTGGGCGACACGCCGCGTGTGATCGCGATCGTCCTGGTCGTTCTCGTCGTCGTCGCATGCACCGCTCTGTACATCCGCCACCTGCGAGCCAAGGTGGAGGCTGCCGCTGCGGCCGAGGACCTTGGCGAGGAGCAGGTCCGACGCGAACGCGCGGCACTGCTCCAACGCGTGCACAGCACGTGGACCCGGGACCTCACCCTTCGGTGGAACGACGCCGTACGGATCGAGGTCGGCCTGCAGGACACCCCGACCGCGGTCCACGACCCGTGGGGCCCCCGCGCGTTGACGACGGATACGGGCACGTCGCTGCCCGACGGCACCACCATGCGGGACGTGTTCGAGCAGCACGGCCATCAGTTGCTGGTGCTCGGTGCGCCGGGTGCCGGAAAGACGGTGCACCTCCTGGAGTTGACGGCCGCCCTGGTACAGGAGGCACAGGCGGACGCCGAGGCGCCCGTGCCGGTCTTCCTGCTGCTGACGAACTGGCGTGGCGGATCGCTGGAGGACTGGCTGATCTCGGAGCTGCGCAACCGGTACCGGGTCTCCTCCGCGGTCGCGTCCGCGCTGCTGGCCCAGGGAGGACTCTGCTTCGTGCTCGACGGGCTGGACGAAGTGGACCCGGAGCAGGAAGAGGAGTGCGTTGCGCGCATCAACGCGTTCATCTCCGCCGACGGGTATCCGCACTGCTTCCTCGCCCTTTCCTGCCGGGTGGCCGACTACGGTCGCCTGCGCGAGAAGCTGACGGTGAACGGGGCGGTGACCGTGCAACCGCTGCCCGTGCCCGCCGTGCACACCTTTCTGAACGCGGCGGGGACCCGGGTACGGGCGCTGCGCGCGGCCGCGGCGGCCGACCCCGATCTCGCCAGGCTGCTGACCACTCCGCTGATGCTGGGCATCGCCGTGCTCGCCTACTCCGGTGTGGACGAGGGCTCGGTGTCCAGCTCCGGCACCCTGGAGGAACGCCGGGGACTGGTCTACGACGCGTTCCTGGAGCGGATGGTCACGCGTGACCGCACGCTGCGGGGCGAGCACACCACCGCAAGGTTCGGCCTGCGCCAGGTCGAGAGCCGTCTGCTGCTCATGGCGCGGGTCATGAACGCATACCAGGCCACGGTCGTCTACCCGAAGGATCCCTTCCGGCTCGAGTTCCAGGCGCCCCCCGAGGTGTTGGACGAGATCTACCGCGGGAGGGCGTTCATGCGGGCGGCGACGGCGCCGGTCAGGTTCCTGTACGCGTCCTCCTCGGTTTTCGCGACAGCCATCTCCGTCTACACGCGCACCGCCTTGCCCTTGCTTACCCGGAGCGCGTTCCCCTACCTGCAGAAGGGCTTCGTCACATTCGCCCGCGAGCGTGCTCTCCTGCGGGACTCGGGGGGCGGGGTGGCCTTCATCCACAAGACGTTCCAGGACCACCTCGCGAGGCGAGTGAGCGCCTTGACTCTCGAGCAGCAGCGGGAACTGCTCGAGCAGTCCAGGGCTTGA
- a CDS encoding restriction endonuclease gives MSRRSAGFVNTWAEAQRQYQRQIEAEQRRRREEARLARDCQRRAAQGHREYRQAEARRRTAELDAQVGALQGFLTEGCRGPAFRASSLMRVEDIPPFDPGQLAWPVLMPDPSQYQAQGGWTAGRRAQAEAEARTRFEHEWHRAQAAEAQRRQQLAAAQREYDQRAETQRAEVRRHNAGISEATAGLRRGNPELVVEYFSAALYASTAWPEAFPRQVAAAFDPAARQLVLEWELPSYDVVPEAKSVRYVPADDQDKETARPVTQRRALYREVLAQSLLLVLHQLFAADEHGVLDSVALNGFVDAPDPATGRQSHIVLATVMAQRAIFTGLHLEQVDATSCLTEALRGQLSSRPDQLTSVRPSRRPQDVGNQVVTHGGGGEEPDLYDMDPIAFERLVADLFRAMGMQAVTTQRSNDGGVDVDALDPTPIRGGKIVVQVKRYRNTVPPTAVRDLYGTVQDAGANKGVLVTTSGFGPGSHTFARGKPLELISGGELVDLLHRHGLRGRLGEGGRQAPARPTPSAPAASYDDYNVLGMTWSGNVALDVCALVCQGNRVLSEDHFVFFNNPRTPDGSVRAVSATAPDKAAIRVSFDALPAGADRLVLVAAVDPEVNPNADLSGFTDACIRLLDPSMTELGRLEVSDGRSGETALVLGSFRHRSSGDWDFVLGGKGYGGGLEQLVQDHGIEVE, from the coding sequence ATGAGTCGTCGCTCTGCTGGTTTCGTCAACACGTGGGCTGAGGCGCAGCGCCAGTATCAGCGTCAGATCGAGGCCGAGCAGCGGCGGCGCCGTGAGGAAGCGCGACTGGCGCGGGACTGTCAGCGGCGTGCTGCTCAGGGGCACCGGGAGTACCGGCAGGCGGAGGCCAGGCGACGGACGGCGGAGCTGGACGCGCAGGTTGGGGCCTTGCAGGGCTTCCTGACCGAGGGATGTCGGGGACCGGCCTTCAGGGCGTCGTCCCTGATGCGTGTGGAAGACATTCCGCCGTTCGACCCCGGACAGCTGGCGTGGCCTGTCCTCATGCCGGATCCGAGCCAGTACCAGGCTCAGGGCGGCTGGACGGCCGGCCGGCGTGCACAGGCGGAGGCCGAGGCACGTACCCGCTTCGAGCACGAGTGGCACAGGGCACAGGCGGCCGAAGCCCAGCGCCGGCAGCAATTAGCCGCCGCCCAGAGGGAGTACGACCAAAGGGCCGAGACACAGCGAGCCGAGGTGCGACGGCACAACGCCGGCATCAGCGAGGCGACCGCAGGGCTCAGGCGAGGCAACCCTGAGCTCGTGGTCGAGTACTTTTCGGCCGCCCTCTACGCGTCGACCGCCTGGCCCGAGGCATTCCCCAGGCAGGTGGCGGCTGCCTTTGATCCGGCGGCACGGCAGTTGGTGCTGGAGTGGGAGCTGCCCTCGTACGACGTCGTCCCGGAAGCGAAGTCGGTGCGGTACGTACCGGCTGACGACCAGGACAAGGAGACGGCGCGTCCGGTGACGCAGCGCCGTGCGCTGTACCGGGAGGTGCTGGCGCAGAGCCTGCTGCTGGTCCTGCACCAGCTCTTCGCGGCGGACGAGCACGGCGTCCTCGACTCGGTCGCGCTGAACGGCTTCGTGGACGCTCCCGACCCCGCGACCGGCAGGCAGTCCCACATCGTCCTGGCCACCGTGATGGCTCAGCGGGCGATCTTCACCGGCCTGCATCTGGAACAGGTGGACGCGACCAGCTGTCTGACGGAAGCGCTTCGTGGACAGCTCTCCAGCCGCCCCGACCAACTCACTTCCGTACGGCCGAGCCGGCGGCCCCAGGACGTCGGAAACCAGGTCGTCACCCACGGGGGCGGTGGCGAGGAACCGGACCTGTACGACATGGATCCGATCGCCTTCGAGCGCCTCGTCGCCGATCTGTTCCGGGCCATGGGGATGCAGGCCGTGACCACGCAGCGTTCGAACGACGGTGGTGTGGATGTCGACGCGCTGGACCCGACTCCCATCCGGGGCGGCAAGATCGTCGTCCAGGTGAAGCGCTACCGCAACACGGTGCCGCCCACCGCGGTGCGCGACCTGTACGGCACGGTCCAGGACGCTGGCGCCAACAAGGGCGTTCTGGTGACCACGTCGGGTTTCGGCCCCGGCTCGCACACCTTTGCTCGCGGAAAGCCGTTGGAGCTCATCTCGGGCGGTGAACTCGTCGACCTGCTGCACCGGCACGGACTGCGCGGACGCCTGGGGGAGGGCGGACGACAGGCTCCCGCGCGGCCGACGCCGTCCGCCCCCGCGGCTTCGTACGACGATTACAACGTGCTGGGCATGACGTGGTCCGGGAACGTCGCGCTGGACGTCTGCGCCCTCGTCTGCCAGGGCAACCGGGTCCTGAGCGAGGACCACTTCGTCTTCTTCAACAACCCTCGGACCCCGGACGGTTCGGTGCGTGCGGTTTCGGCCACTGCGCCCGACAAGGCGGCGATCAGGGTCTCCTTCGACGCCCTGCCGGCGGGCGCTGACCGGCTCGTCCTGGTCGCGGCCGTGGACCCGGAGGTGAACCCGAACGCTGATCTCTCCGGCTTCACCGACGCCTGTATCCGCCTGCTCGACCCATCGATGACCGAACTCGGCCGTCTGGAGGTCTCCGACGGCCGCTCCGGGGAGACGGCACTGGTACTCGGCTCCTTCCGGCACCGGTCCAGTGGCGACTGGGATTTCGTGCTCGGCGGCAAGGGGTACGGGGGAGGCCTGGAGCAGCTTGTCCAGGACCATGGCATCGAAGTGGAGTAG